From the genome of Flavobacterium luteolum, one region includes:
- the dprA gene encoding DNA-processing protein DprA — MTDQELFNLLALLKVDGVGDIMGKKLLNSFGDADAIFKAKNSQLAAVDGIGSVLLKNIKDKSVFEKADKELSFIKNNNIQVSFFQDDNYPERLKHCIDAPILIFTAGNLDFKNKKIISIVGTRQITSYGTDFCRKLIEDLAPLDPVIVSGFAYGVDIVAHQAAMDLNLQTVGVLAHGLNQIYPRTHKKYMARMEENGGFITEFWSDSNPDKEKFVRRNRIVAGMTEATIVIESADRGGSLITANMANEYNRDVFAVPGRVTDKYSQGCNNLIKTQKANVLTDAADLIYMLNWDIKEKTKNIQKQLFVELESEEQKVYDFLLKNGKELLDIIAIECQIPIFKLSGILIGMELKGVIRPLPGKLFESI, encoded by the coding sequence ATGACAGATCAAGAATTGTTTAATTTACTTGCCTTATTGAAGGTTGATGGAGTAGGAGATATAATGGGCAAAAAATTGCTTAATTCGTTTGGTGATGCCGATGCTATTTTTAAAGCAAAGAATTCTCAATTGGCTGCTGTTGATGGAATTGGATCTGTTTTATTGAAAAATATAAAAGATAAAAGTGTTTTTGAAAAAGCAGATAAAGAACTTTCATTTATAAAAAACAATAATATTCAGGTTTCGTTTTTTCAGGATGATAATTACCCAGAACGACTTAAACATTGCATTGATGCACCAATTCTGATATTTACTGCCGGAAATCTAGATTTTAAAAACAAAAAAATAATCAGTATCGTGGGCACACGGCAGATTACTTCTTATGGAACTGATTTTTGTAGAAAATTAATTGAAGATTTGGCTCCATTAGATCCAGTGATTGTAAGTGGATTTGCTTATGGAGTTGATATCGTAGCGCATCAGGCGGCAATGGATTTAAATTTACAAACTGTTGGCGTGCTGGCTCATGGTTTAAATCAGATTTATCCGAGAACTCATAAAAAGTATATGGCTAGAATGGAGGAGAATGGCGGATTTATTACTGAGTTTTGGAGCGATTCGAATCCAGATAAAGAGAAGTTTGTGCGTCGAAACCGTATTGTTGCTGGAATGACTGAAGCTACAATTGTTATAGAATCTGCCGATCGAGGTGGATCTCTAATTACTGCAAATATGGCCAACGAGTACAATCGTGATGTTTTTGCTGTGCCTGGAAGAGTTACAGATAAATACAGTCAAGGCTGCAATAATTTAATTAAAACCCAGAAAGCAAATGTGTTGACAGATGCCGCTGATTTAATATATATGTTAAATTGGGATATTAAAGAAAAAACAAAAAACATTCAGAAACAGCTTTTTGTGGAATTAGAATCTGAAGAACAGAAGGTTTACGATTTTCTTCTAAAAAACGGAAAAGAGTTATTAGATATCATTGCAATCGAATGTCAAATACCAATTTTCAAACTATCCGGAATTCTGATTGGTATGGAATTAAAAGGTGTTATTAGACCACTTCCTGGAAAACTTTTTGAGTCAATTTAA
- a CDS encoding SPOR domain-containing protein: MKIEVYISQLLYRYQCVTIPGFGAFLTETHSAQLNESTNSFFPPKKTISFNSRIKNNDGLLANHIAQAEKTSYSFAVSAIAFEVLNWKKTLEEEGVILLKNIGELRLNSESNIVFKPNDQTNFLSTSFGLSPFVSPMVKKEAFEKKIEKIAAKEKDAVLLYENEEETKSSNPFLRYAAILVLGLGITGSIGYPLYQNQIDNQTLVVEQAVQKKVQNKIQEATFFIKSPLPAVTLSVDSAKVETVETTMPYHIMAGAFRSEQNARKAYNQLIKDGFKARMLKENKHGLFPVLYGSYATMKEAEQAQKEIQKGENPQAWILVENL, translated from the coding sequence ATGAAAATCGAAGTATATATCTCACAGTTATTGTATCGTTATCAGTGTGTAACGATTCCAGGATTTGGTGCATTTTTAACAGAAACTCACTCAGCGCAGCTGAATGAAAGCACTAATTCGTTTTTTCCTCCAAAAAAAACCATTTCTTTCAACAGTCGTATCAAAAATAACGATGGATTGTTGGCAAATCATATTGCACAAGCAGAAAAAACATCTTATAGTTTTGCAGTTAGCGCAATTGCTTTTGAGGTTTTAAACTGGAAAAAAACATTGGAAGAAGAAGGCGTGATTCTTTTAAAGAACATTGGAGAGCTGCGTTTAAATTCTGAAAGCAATATTGTTTTTAAACCAAACGATCAAACCAATTTTCTATCTACTTCTTTCGGATTAAGTCCTTTTGTTTCGCCAATGGTGAAAAAAGAAGCTTTCGAGAAAAAAATCGAAAAAATCGCGGCAAAAGAAAAAGATGCTGTTTTATTATACGAAAATGAAGAAGAAACTAAATCTTCAAATCCGTTCTTGCGATATGCTGCAATTCTTGTTTTAGGACTTGGAATTACAGGAAGCATTGGTTACCCATTATATCAAAATCAAATTGATAACCAAACACTTGTTGTAGAACAAGCAGTTCAGAAAAAAGTACAGAACAAAATTCAAGAAGCAACTTTCTTTATTAAAAGTCCGCTTCCAGCTGTAACTCTTTCTGTTGATTCTGCTAAAGTTGAAACTGTCGAAACAACAATGCCATATCACATTATGGCTGGTGCTTTTAGAAGCGAGCAGAATGCAAGAAAAGCGTATAACCAACTAATTAAAGATGGTTTCAAAGCGAGAATGTTGAAAGAAAACAAACACGGATTATTTCCTGTTTTATACGGAAGCTATGCGACTATGAAAGAAGCAGAGCAAGCTCAAAAAGAAATACAAAAAGGCGAAAATCCACAAGCTTGGATCCTGGTCGAAAATCTATAA